The stretch of DNA TATTGAAAGGGTTCTAAATCGAGTTTTTCTCGTCCTTCAATGGCTAACTCTAGGCGAGGACGATGGGTGAGATGGGGGGCGATTTTATCCGTTGTTAAGACATTATCCTGAGTTTTAATATAGCTGAGGGCTTCCCGTGTTGCTTGCCAATTATCCAGGGTTGTTAAATATTTAGAGGTAAAATAACCATATTTTGCTAATGCAAAAAAGGCGATTAACGACCATAAAATTATCCATTTTCTCTGTTTAAACCATCCTTCACCGTTCGCTAAATTTTCAATAACTGCTAACATCAGAAAGGGTAAAATCGCTAAGGAATATTGTTGCGTTAAGTTCTTCATTTGCGGATTTTCGGCTAACAGATTTAAAAATAAAATCGGTGTAGCAGAAACTAGGGGGGTTAAATGTCGTCCCCATAAGCCCCAAATTAAAGGAATTAGAAGTAAAATTAAGTATTCTAAATTGGCTAAGGTTAAAATTTTACTTAATACTAATCCCGGTTTTAAAATAATATTTAAGGTGATTTCAGGTAAAGAATTTCCGAGGAAACTATAAACCCCAACGGCGATAGGAGGGGCTTGGGAAAAGTGGGGGATAATGAATTCTGTAGAGATGAAAAACCACAAGAGTCCTAAAATTATTGAGAGAATAGCATAACGCCATTTTTTCTCAAATATTAATAGCCAAATTCCCATTGCGATTAATAATACAGATAAAACTTCTTTGCAACCTAAAATAATAAAAATTGTGAAAATAAATCCTAAAATATTATTGCTTCTAGCAAATAAAACGGCATATAAAATTGCAGGTAAAGCGATGACTTCGGGGTGAAAATCAAATAAATTAACATTAAAAATTAATGGATATAATAAATACACAAAAGCTAAGGTTTGAGCTTGGGTTTCCTTTAAACCCGCTTGTAACGATAGCTGATAAGTCGGTAACGCACCCAAGGACAGGGAAAAAGCTTGAATCGCAAATAACCAATGAACATCAGGATAAATTTTATAAAATAAGGCAATAATATACAGAATATAAGCGGCATGATCTCCTAAAATATGTAATCCTCGAAAAGATACAAAGGGTTCTTTTCCTTGGCTGATTAAATAAATACCATTATCAAAAATTCCTAAATCATAAGCATTAGATTGAAATAAAGCATGACGTAAACTGCTAGAAATAAATAAAATAAAACTACTAATAATAATTGCTGTTATGACTGAATGAATTTTAATTATTTTAAAGGAAATATTCATATTATTAGGGTTTAATTTTGTTCATCCAGTCGGAAATTGTTGAAAATTCGGCTTGCTTTTTTAACCAAATTAAATACTTTTCTAACCGATTTAATAATTGAATTCCTGATAGACGTTTCATAGAATTAGGAAGTTTAAATTTAGAAATATCCGTAAATTCCCAAGGATGAAAATTGAGATTGAGATAGCGATCGCTATCAAGAGTCATTTTAGAAGCAAACTGAATTAACGGAAAGGGAAGGTTTTTGAAACTTAACCCAAAGAGGGGAAACCGGACAAAGGGTGTTACAGAGAGGGGAAGATTGAGTAAATGATCACAATAATGAACTGTGCGACGTTTACCCTGATAATAATTCGAATTGAAGGAAGAATGGTATTGATATCCTGATGCTAAAATCGCTTGTTCATTAATGATTTGCTGTTCTCCCATACGGAACCCAGAAACCGTTTGTCCCGAAATTTCTTCTAACACTTGTTTAGATTTCCACAAATCTTCCGGGGAAAATTTAGAATGATAAAAACCGTGAGAAGCGATTTCATGGGTTCTCGCGATCGCTTCTATTAATTCAGGATGATTCAATGCAAAATTAGCCGTGACAAAAAAGGTAGCCCTAATGTGTAAATGTTCGAGTAAAGATAGGATATTTCTTAATCCCATTAAAGAAATATCAAACTGGACAGAAGGTTTAATTTTCTCCCCATATTTCAGGGGAGCATCAAATTCTTCTACATCAAAATTCAGGAGAATATACTTCGTCATAACACCCTAAATCATCTAATTAAGCTGTTGTACAATCACTTCAATATTATTAGGATACCCTCTCGTAATTACCCGATCTTGACCCATATTTGCCCAAGTTAATCGACCATTAACATAAATTTCTGCCCGAATTCTATAAATCCCATTCTGTTGAATTTGGGCGGGATTATAAATCAAAGAAAAGGGAACCGGAACCTGTTGACCCCGTAACGGAATGGTTTGTTGAGCAATATTTCGAGGTGCACGATTTGGACTGGTTGTATCTTGTAATGTAACAACAACAGTTGAATTTGGAGGTAATGCAATGCGTTGACGGTAAGTAATTGTTCCAGTTACTTTTGATTCTTGGGGTCGTTGATTTCCTTGGGTTCTGAGTACCCGTTCTGTAATTGGTCTTTGATTATTATTCGGTTGAATTGTGAAGCTTCTGGAGTTCACTTGATAGGATGCTTTTTGAGAATTTCCCGCATAACCGTCTCGCTGTTGTTGCACAGAAAAGCGATCAAACAGTTGTCCATTACGATAACTGACCGCCATGAATAAACCCGATTGTCCTTGACAAATATTAATGTGATAATTCTCTGTCATAAAATATGCTTCCTGGGGAACACCGCGACAACCTTGAGTCGCAAAATCTATTTCTCGTTGTGCGAGGACGGGAGGAATAATATTAAGGGCTGATGTTAGAGTTAATAATGTAGACGTTAGGAATAAACGGACAAGAAATGGACTTTTTTGTTGATTTTGGGTGCTGATCATCTTTTTCCATTGTAATCTGCTCAAATTGATATTATATCATTATTGTTTCATCCCATAAACCCTTAAGCTACCCAAAGATGTTGAGCAAAGCGAACTGAAAAAATAATCAGTAACAGGGTAAAAAATCCCAAGGTGACATAACCCCAACGACGATGATGGGATAGCATTACCCCTAAAGCTAAACTAACAGAAACAATCCCATAAGCTAAACGACTGAGGGAAATTGTACCGCCAGACGCTAATAATAAACCTAACGCACAGAAGCCATAATTTACTGCGACTAAACTAAGTTCATGGCGTAAATACCACAGTAAATAACCTCCGCCTAAAATAATCGCTGTATTGAGTAAGGGATCACCTGCAATTAACCATAAAATAAACAGTAAAAAACAAAAACTATAATCAAATTTTATCTCTCCTAATTGATCACGATATCGCCAAATAAAATAACCGATTATAGCAATAATTATAACTAAAAGTGGATGCCAAGGATCAACAATTGTACCTTTTTTCCAATTTTGAGAACCGATTAAAATTTGCATCACCATTTTTAACCAGCCTTGACTATCAAATCCGGTTTGGCGTTGCCATTGGGTGTGTTGAACGGTAATAAAAGCAATAGGATTATTGAATTTTATCCAACAATAGAGGCTATAAAATAATAAACCACAGCCACTTAATAAGCCGGATAAATAAGCGATCGCAGGTTTTCGTTTTTGCCAAGCTGTAATTAGAAAAGCAGGAATTAAAGCAATTCCAGTAATGCGCGTTGTGGTGGCTAAACTCCCCCATAAAATCACTTGAGGATACTTTTCTAAATCAAAGGCTTTTAAGGTAGCAATACTCAAGAATAAAAATAAACCTTCCGTATAAATAACAGTACCAAAAATCGATAAAGGACACCAAGCTAATATAGCTGTTGCCCAACGGGCAGCTTGAGGATTATTGGTGATTTCCACCCATTGATACAGTAAAATCAAAGCTCCAAAAAAAGCCAAATTATTAATTAAAACCCCTGCCACTTCAAAGGATAAGCCTAAATTCATTAATCCTCGAATTAATAACGGAAATAATGGAAAAAATGCCACATTTCCGCCCGGTTCTTTCTGATTAATAATTTCATATCCCGAAGTTGCAATAATTTGATAGAGGGGACTATCCCAAGCAGAAAAAACTCCCCAGCCCCACTGAGAAGAAACGGGAGAAAAGAAAGCAATTGCAAAAAACGTCAACAGAATCATACTGCGACTCAGTATCCCCATTGTTAAGGCAAAAATAATCCCATTAGATTGACAAATTGTGGCAATTTGAGTTAAAAAATCTAGTAATTTAGCAAAAAGTTGAGTTAGCACCTTCCGATAATTCATAGGTTGTTTTTTCACGCCCTTATTTACAATTCAATTAAAAATCAACTTTAATTTACAATTAGAGAAATTCTACCAAGGATCAGGCAAAATTGACATTTTTAATAAAAATTGCAGATTCAGATAAATTATGCTAGAAAAATGAATAAGGGAAGAAAAAGCTGACCCGTGCTTTCTCTGTAACTCAAAACCTCGATTTGTGCCAGGAAATGTCCTATGTTTTTTAATGCAACTCAACTTTTAATTGATAACTTTGTTGAACAACTTCGCTCAGGATATCATCATACCTATGGGGGATTTAATGCCCATTATGGGGATATTGTCGCTTGGGCTGGAGGGATGGCTTTAGAAAATATTGCCAATAGCGATGCCCTCTATCATGATGTTGAACATACCATAATCGTTACATTAGTCGGTCAGGAAATTTTACGCGGAAAACATATCCGTGAAGGTGGGGTTTCTAGCGAAGATTGGCTGCATTTTATGATCTCTCTAGTTTGTCATGATATTGGTTATGTTAAAGGGGTTTGTCGCCAAGATCGAGAGGGATATTATGCCACAGGATGTGATGAAAACAGGGTACTTTTGCCCTTTGGATGTACAGATGCGAGTTTAATGCCTTATCATGTTGATCGGGCTAAATTGTTTATTAAAGAACGATTTGGGGGACATCCTTTAATTGATGCAAAAGTCATTCAATCTAATATTGAACTGACGCGATTTCCAGTTCCTCAAAAATCCGATCATCAAGATACAATCCATTATCCCGGTTTAGTGCGGGCGGCGGATTTAATTGGTCAATTAAGTGATCCTCGATATCTTCAAAAAATTAGTGCCTTATTTTATGAGTTTGAAGAAACAGGATTTAATCAAAAAGCAGGCTATCATAATCCCGGAGAGTTGCGAAGAAATTACCCTCAATTTTATTGGCATAAAGTTTATCCCTATATTAAAGATAGTCTACGGTACTTATCTTTAACTCAGCAAGGCCAACAAATTATTGCCAATCTGCACGCCAATGTCTTCCTGGTTGAACATGAGGAAACCATCAAGGAGGTTGTTATGGTTTAATCTGTTTAATCGTTGAAGGACAAGATTTTAATGTTCCATCAGGTCATCTATCCCAAAATAGGGTAAACTACTTTATATTTTAAATTTTTCATGAGTTCCATGACGAATTCTGTTTTTTCGCCTTTACAAAGTCGTTTACTCACGGGGTTACTGATTTTAGTCGTGAGTTGGTTAAGCTTTCAATTTTTAGGTTATGTTGGCGAATTAATCAGTATATTAGTTACCTCTGGATTAATTGCCTTTCTTCTGAACTACGCCGTAGCAAAATTAGAACGCTTTATTCCGCGAGGAATTGCCGCCGCTTTAGTGTATTTAATTGCCATTGTAACCTTTGTAATTATTGCCTTAACTCTTGTCCCCCCTGTCTTTAATCAAGGACGACAATTAATTACCCGATTACCGGAATTAATCGAATCAGGACGGCAACAGTTAGCCGAATTTCAAGTCTGGAGTGTTGAGCGTAATTTACCCTTTGATGTGGGAATTTTACAACAGCAACTGTTGTCTCGAATTCAATCAACCATTGAACCCATCCTGACCGGAAGTTTAGGCTTAGTTCTGGGAACCTTTAATTGGTTTTTTGACTTAATTTTTATTTTGGTCATTGCCTTTTATATGTTATTAGATGGGGAACGGTTATGGAACCTCCTAATCACTATTTTATCTCCCCAAATTCGAGAGGTTTTAACCTTTTCACTAGAACGAAATTTGAAAAAATTTGTTTTAGGACAAACCTTGCAGGGAATTTTTATGGCAATCACCTTAACCTTTGCCTTTTTAATGTTAAAAGTTCCCTATTTCCTATTATTTGCCGTTGTGATTGGATTATTGGAAATTATTCCATTTGTGGGAGCCACATTAGGAATTGGAACTGTCACTATTATCGTCGCTTTTATTGATTGGTGGCTGGCTTTACAAGTGTTAGCGGTTGCCATTGCAATTCAACAAGTGAAGGATAATATTGTTGCCCCTCGAATTATGGGAGATTTAACCGGATTAAGCCCTGTGATTATTTTTAGTGCTTTATTATTAGGAGGAAAAATAGCCGGATTATTAGGATTTATTCTGGCGATTCCGATGGCTGGGGTGGTTAAAAGTATTATTGAAGTGGTTGTTGATCCCACTTTACCTCCTCAAACCGGTTCCTTCTTTTATAATCCTTTAGATTCAAAAGTTAACTTAACGCCAACGGAAACTTTATCTCTAGCCGAACAAGAACGCTTGAAGGTGTAAAATAAAAAAATAGAGACACAACTCTACACGTTTTTCAACAATTCTTTGAGTGAAAAATCTGAACTATGAAATGGTGGCAACGACTTAAAACTAATCCTTTAGCTCAATTTGGAGCCGGAATTTTATTGTTATTTTATGTGATCGTCATTGCAGCAGATTTTGTTGCGCCTTATAGTCCTTATGAATCGCAACTGAACGCTTCATTATTGCCACCGACTCAAATTTATTGGTATAACCAACAAGGGGAATGGATTGGCCCCCATGTTTACCCCACAACTCAAGGCCCGGTGGATATTGAAACGGGAATTCGTCAACTTAATGTTGATAAAAGTCAGCCGAGTCCTGTCCGATTTTTTGTCCAGGGAGAACCCTATAAAATATTAGGAATTATCCCGTTTAATCGACATTTATTTGGCACAATTGGAGCCGGACAAATTAACCTAGTGGGAACCGATGAACAAGCCAGAGATCAATTTAGTCGGATTATTTTTGGAGGTCGAATTAGTCTCACTATTGGATTAGTAGGAATTCTAATTTCGTTCCCGTTAGGAATGATTTTTGGAGGAATTTCTGGTTATTTTGGCGGATGGTTAGATACTTTTATTATGCGAAGTGTTGAAGTATTAATGATAATTCCTGGGTTATATTTGTTGGTGGCATTAGTAGGGGTATTACCCCCGCAAATAACCAGTACCCAGCGTTTTTTATTGATTGTGGTGATTATTTCCTTTATTAGTTGGGCTGGGTTAGCACGAGTAATTCGAGGACAAGTTTTATCGATTAAAGAACAACAATTTGTTCAAGCTTCACGGGCTATAGGAGCTAATTCTTTCTATATTATTACTCGTCATATTTTACCCCAAACCGCAACCTATCTCATTATTTCGGCTACATTATCAATTCCCAGTTTCATCATTGCAGAATCAGTTTTAAGCTTTTTAGGTTTAGGAATTCAACAACCCGATCCCTCTTGGGGAAACTTACTTTCTTCGGCAACAAATGCCTCAATTTTAGTGTTACAACCTTGGTTAATTTGGCCTCCTGCTATTTTAATTATTTTAACGGTATTAGCTTTTAATTTATTAGGAGATGGGTTAAGAGATGCCCTTGATCCTCGGAGTCTGCAACGATAAACACAATTGAATTCAAGTTCTAGTGATGTTAACTGATAAATCTGGATGTCGAAATGTTGTGATTGTTGGAGGCGGCCCATCGGGACTAGCGATCGCTTTAATGTTAGCAAAACGGGGCTGGACAGAAATTACTGTTTTAGAAAAACGAAAAACGGCTGACTATTACGAACCGGATAAAGCGTTTAACTATCAAATTGATGGTCGAGGTCAAAAATTATTAGATTGGCTAGGATTAACCCCAAACCTAGCAGAAATGAGTGTTTCTAGTCAAGAATTTTACTTAACGATAATTCAACTTAATGGAAAGCGAAAAACGATAAAATTACCCTTTATTAATCCTAATCGAAAAACAGCTTATTGGTTGCCTCGAAGAACCTTTGTTTCTTTACTTTATGAAGAAATTGAACGCAATTGGCAACAGCAAATCACTGTTTTATTTGAAACAAAATGTATTGAATTAAATCAGAAACAGGAACAATTGCAGGTCATTGTTGAATTAAAAAATAGCGAATTAAAGCGTTTTACACCTGGTTTTGTAGTCGGTTGTGATGGTTTAAATTCTATTGTTCGTCAAACCCTAAACGACTGGGAAAAACCTGATAATCATCGCTTTGAAATGCAATATTTTCCCTCGCCTAGTTCAGGACTGCGCTATCAAGTTTTAACCTTACCGCCTCAATTTCCGCTTTCAAACCAGCTAGATGATCAATCTGTCTGTACAATGGCTTATGCAATTCGGGGTAAAGCCGTAGAAGGTCAGAAGAAAATTTCTTTGGGTTTATTACCGATGAAAAATCCCGATGAACCTCGAACTGCTAATATTATTACTTATCCTCATCATAAAATTTGGACTCTAAAAACAAATCAAGAATTATATCGTTTTTTAGAACAATCTTTCCCTCAATTATCCATTCGTGATATTATTTCTGAGTCTGAAATTACACGATTTGTCAACAGTCAAGGTGGTGTTTTTCCCGTTCCTCAATTTTGTTCAGGATTACACTTTTTATTAAAATCTGATCAAACTTTCTCTGCCATCCTCTTATTAGGAGATGCAGTCCATTGTTTTCCCCCGGATATTGGTCAAGGGGTCAACTCAGCGTTAGAAGATGTCTATATTTTACAACAGATTCTCGAAGAAACTCAAGATGATTTATTGTTAGCTTTACCGCTATATGAAGCTCGACGTTCTGGAGATATTGAAGCGTTAATTCGTTTAGCTCAAACGACTTTTCCTTGGCAATATAACCAAAATGGGTTCCGTCGAAAGTTATGGGATATAAACTTTTTAATTAGACTGCTTCTGAATCGATTTTTGCCTTTCTTTTTCAGTCCTCCTGCATTTTTAATGATTCAAGATTATCAACTCAGTTATCAAGAAATTTGGCATCAAAACCAACGCACAAATCAACGTTTTCTCATCCTCGGTGTAACGCTGTTAGGCCTATTATTTCTTCTGGGATTCAGTTTTAACGTCTAACTCAGATTGGCTTAAGAAGCTAACTTCTACCCTATTCACCGAGATAGGACGTTAAAGTTTGATAATCTGAAAAATCTGAACAGTTAATAGCTTGTTCTGTTAACGCAATTTTGGGATTAATGGTACATTTTAATTGATAATTTCCGGTAAAAAATTTACAGGTTGAACAAGGAATTTTATGTAATTCTTTAACGCTGGTTATTCCTTGTGTCAGTGTTCTATAGGTACTCCAGATTAACGAAAAAACAAATAACCAAGCAACACTAAAGCAAACAATCTGCAATAGGATCGGTGAAATAAGATTAAAAAAATATAGAATTTGAGACATGGCAGTTAGGAATAACAAAGAGGTAAGCTAAAGCTAATACTCATCTATTCTGAAGGGATGACTGTTTCCCCTCATCTAACTTCAGCATGATCTGTTTGTGAATTCGGTTTGTAAATTAAGCGATAAAACTCATCCATTGAAGAAGTCTCATCATTGATTACAACCGAAATTAACAAAATCTCTACCTTAAGTTAGAAAATGAATTGATCAGAAATCGGTAAAGTATTGATTACTTCTCTATGAAGTTAAGCTTGGGAATTGAAATTTTCTGGATTCATATTGCTAAATATCCCTTAACTCCTTTTTGGATTATTTAATGGGATTTTTAAGTAAAAAATGTCCTCTTTTGAGGGTTGAGATTGCCATCTTTATCGATAAAGTTGGTGATGAATTGTAGCGTTTCGTTTCAACGCTGAAACACAATTTCTCCAAAGTTGGGTGTTGCTAGTGCAGTCGGGTTTGATTTTTTTTCTATCCCTTTCTCTGATTCATGAATGGTTTTTTTAATATTAACCCGGATGCACTGGCTCATCTTTAGCAACTTGGATTCGCTCTGATGGAGTCAGTAAATACATGGCAGCGAAATTCCCAAAATTTGATCAAGGTCTTGCTCAAGACCCAACCACTCGCCGAATTTGGTACGGGATTGCCACGGCCCATGATTTTGAAAGCCATGATGGCATGAACGAGGAAAATCTCTATCAAAAGATTTTTGCCTCTCATTTTGGTCATTTGGCGATTATTTTTTTATGGACATCCGGCAACCTGTTCCATGTCGCTTGGCAAGGAAATTTTGAACAGTGGATTCGAGATCCCCTGCACATTCGTCCCATTGCCCATGCCATCTGGGACCCCCAATTTGGCAAACCGGCAGTGGAAGCCTTCTCCCAAGCCGGAGCTATAAACCCCGTTAATATTGCCTATTCGGGCGTTTATCATTGGTGGTATACCATTGGGATGAGAACCAACGCCGAGCTTTATCAAGGCGCTGTTTTCCTCCTGCTTTTGGCGGCATTGTTTCTATTTGCGGGCTGGTTACACCTTCAACCCAAATATCGTCCGAGTTTGTCTTGGTTCAAAAATGCGGAGTCCCGCCTTAACCACCACTTAGCGGGTTTATTTGGGGTCAGTTGTCTAGCCTGGACAGGCCATTTAGTTCATGTTGCCATTCCTGAATCCCGTGGCCAGCACGTCGGATGGGATAACTTCTTGACCACGTTACCCCATCCGGCCGGACTCAAACCCTTCTTTACTGCAAATTGGGGGGTTTATGCCCAAAATCCTGATACGGCGCAGCACGTTTTTGGCTCATCGGACGGGGCAGGAACGGCGATTTTAACGTTTTTGGGTGGGTTTCATCCCCAAACTGAATCGTTATGGCTGACGGATATTGCTCATCACCATTTAGCGATCGCGGTGATCTTTATTATTGCGGGTCATATGTACCGAACCAACTTCGGCATTGGCCACAGTATTAAAGAGATGTTGAACTCGAAAGATCCGTTGTTTGGGGTTCCCACTGAAGGACAGTTCAACTTACCCCACCAAGGTTTGTATGATACCTATAACAACTCCCTGCATTTTCAGTTAGGAATTCACCTGGCTGCGTTGGGGGTGGTGACATCGCTGGTGGCGCAGCATATGTATTCCATGCCACCCTATGCGTTTATCGCCAGGGATTATACAACCCAATCGGCACTGTATACCCATCATCAATATATTGCTGGGTTCCTCATGGTCGGAGCCTTTGCCCATGCGGCTATCTTCTGGGTTCGAGACTATGACCCCGACCAAAACAAAGGCAACGTTTTAGATCGGGTTTTGAATCACAAAGAAGCGATTATTTCCCATTTAAGTTGGGTGTCTCTATTTTTGGGATTCCATACCCTGGGTATATACGTTCACAATGATGTCGTCGTTGCCTTTGGGACACCGGAAAAGCAAATTTTGATTGAACCTGTATTTGCTCAGTTCATTCAAGCGGCTCATGGTAAAGCCCTTTATGCAATGGATGTGTTACTGGCGAACCCAGACAGTATTGCCCATACTGCTTGGCCAAATCATGGGAATGTTTGGCTACCCGGTTGGTTAGATGCGATTAATTCCGGTAAGAATTCATTGTTTTTAACCATTGGCCCTGGGGACTTCTTAGTTCACCATGCGATCGCTTTGGGTCTACACACCACCACCTTAATTTGTGTCAAAGGTGCGTTAGATGCCCGTGGCACTAAACTGATGCCTGATAAAAAAGACTTCGGTTTTACCTTCCCTTGTGATGGCCCTGGACGGGGGGGCACTTGTCAAACGTCGGCTTGGGAGCAATCGTTCTTCCTAGCAACTTTCTGGATGTTGAATACCCTCGGTTGGATCACGTTCTATTTCCACTGGAAACATTTAGGGGTGTGGCAAGGAAACGTTGCTCAATTTAATGAAAGCTCAACCTATATTATGGGTTGGTTTCGGGATTACCTCTGGCTGTATTCGGCTCAGGTGATCAATGGTTACAACCCCTACGGAACCAGTAACCTCTCGGTTTGGGCCTGGATGTTTCTGTTCGGACATTTGGTTTGGGCCACTGGGTTTATGTTCTTGATCTCTTGGCGAGGCTATTGGCAAGAACTGATTGAAACGTTAGTTTGGGCCCATGAACGCACCCCTCTGGCGAACCTTGTGATCTGGAAAGACAAACCGGTTTCGCTGTCAATTGTTCAAGGATGGTTAACGGGTTTAGTTCACTTTACGGTGGGCTATATCCTCACCTATGCCGCGTTCCTACTGGCTTCAACGGCTGGAAAATTTGGCTGATCATCCCTGAAAGGGTGAATGATT from Planktothrix sp. FACHB-1365 encodes:
- a CDS encoding polysaccharide deacetylase family protein, whose protein sequence is MTKYILLNFDVEEFDAPLKYGEKIKPSVQFDISLMGLRNILSLLEHLHIRATFFVTANFALNHPELIEAIARTHEIASHGFYHSKFSPEDLWKSKQVLEEISGQTVSGFRMGEQQIINEQAILASGYQYHSSFNSNYYQGKRRTVHYCDHLLNLPLSVTPFVRFPLFGLSFKNLPFPLIQFASKMTLDSDRYLNLNFHPWEFTDISKFKLPNSMKRLSGIQLLNRLEKYLIWLKKQAEFSTISDWMNKIKP
- a CDS encoding mannosyltransferase family protein yields the protein MNYRKVLTQLFAKLLDFLTQIATICQSNGIIFALTMGILSRSMILLTFFAIAFFSPVSSQWGWGVFSAWDSPLYQIIATSGYEIINQKEPGGNVAFFPLFPLLIRGLMNLGLSFEVAGVLINNLAFFGALILLYQWVEITNNPQAARWATAILAWCPLSIFGTVIYTEGLFLFLSIATLKAFDLEKYPQVILWGSLATTTRITGIALIPAFLITAWQKRKPAIAYLSGLLSGCGLLFYSLYCWIKFNNPIAFITVQHTQWQRQTGFDSQGWLKMVMQILIGSQNWKKGTIVDPWHPLLVIIIAIIGYFIWRYRDQLGEIKFDYSFCFLLFILWLIAGDPLLNTAIILGGGYLLWYLRHELSLVAVNYGFCALGLLLASGGTISLSRLAYGIVSVSLALGVMLSHHRRWGYVTLGFFTLLLIIFSVRFAQHLWVA
- a CDS encoding ABC transporter permease, with protein sequence MKWWQRLKTNPLAQFGAGILLLFYVIVIAADFVAPYSPYESQLNASLLPPTQIYWYNQQGEWIGPHVYPTTQGPVDIETGIRQLNVDKSQPSPVRFFVQGEPYKILGIIPFNRHLFGTIGAGQINLVGTDEQARDQFSRIIFGGRISLTIGLVGILISFPLGMIFGGISGYFGGWLDTFIMRSVEVLMIIPGLYLLVALVGVLPPQITSTQRFLLIVVIISFISWAGLARVIRGQVLSIKEQQFVQASRAIGANSFYIITRHILPQTATYLIISATLSIPSFIIAESVLSFLGLGIQQPDPSWGNLLSSATNASILVLQPWLIWPPAILIILTVLAFNLLGDGLRDALDPRSLQR
- a CDS encoding YbaY family lipoprotein, whose protein sequence is MISTQNQQKSPFLVRLFLTSTLLTLTSALNIIPPVLAQREIDFATQGCRGVPQEAYFMTENYHINICQGQSGLFMAVSYRNGQLFDRFSVQQQRDGYAGNSQKASYQVNSRSFTIQPNNNQRPITERVLRTQGNQRPQESKVTGTITYRQRIALPPNSTVVVTLQDTTSPNRAPRNIAQQTIPLRGQQVPVPFSLIYNPAQIQQNGIYRIRAEIYVNGRLTWANMGQDRVITRGYPNNIEVIVQQLN
- a CDS encoding NAD(P)/FAD-dependent oxidoreductase, coding for MLTDKSGCRNVVIVGGGPSGLAIALMLAKRGWTEITVLEKRKTADYYEPDKAFNYQIDGRGQKLLDWLGLTPNLAEMSVSSQEFYLTIIQLNGKRKTIKLPFINPNRKTAYWLPRRTFVSLLYEEIERNWQQQITVLFETKCIELNQKQEQLQVIVELKNSELKRFTPGFVVGCDGLNSIVRQTLNDWEKPDNHRFEMQYFPSPSSGLRYQVLTLPPQFPLSNQLDDQSVCTMAYAIRGKAVEGQKKISLGLLPMKNPDEPRTANIITYPHHKIWTLKTNQELYRFLEQSFPQLSIRDIISESEITRFVNSQGGVFPVPQFCSGLHFLLKSDQTFSAILLLGDAVHCFPPDIGQGVNSALEDVYILQQILEETQDDLLLALPLYEARRSGDIEALIRLAQTTFPWQYNQNGFRRKLWDINFLIRLLLNRFLPFFFSPPAFLMIQDYQLSYQEIWHQNQRTNQRFLILGVTLLGLLFLLGFSFNV
- a CDS encoding DUF2079 domain-containing protein, translating into MNISFKIIKIHSVITAIIISSFILFISSSLRHALFQSNAYDLGIFDNGIYLISQGKEPFVSFRGLHILGDHAAYILYIIALFYKIYPDVHWLFAIQAFSLSLGALPTYQLSLQAGLKETQAQTLAFVYLLYPLIFNVNLFDFHPEVIALPAILYAVLFARSNNILGFIFTIFIILGCKEVLSVLLIAMGIWLLIFEKKWRYAILSIILGLLWFFISTEFIIPHFSQAPPIAVGVYSFLGNSLPEITLNIILKPGLVLSKILTLANLEYLILLLIPLIWGLWGRHLTPLVSATPILFLNLLAENPQMKNLTQQYSLAILPFLMLAVIENLANGEGWFKQRKWIILWSLIAFFALAKYGYFTSKYLTTLDNWQATREALSYIKTQDNVLTTDKIAPHLTHRPRLELAIEGREKLDLEPFQYVLLNQRHPGWPSSPELIIGLVKRLQNHPHFKLKYYRDGVWLFEKFSRESTN
- a CDS encoding AI-2E family transporter: MTNSVFSPLQSRLLTGLLILVVSWLSFQFLGYVGELISILVTSGLIAFLLNYAVAKLERFIPRGIAAALVYLIAIVTFVIIALTLVPPVFNQGRQLITRLPELIESGRQQLAEFQVWSVERNLPFDVGILQQQLLSRIQSTIEPILTGSLGLVLGTFNWFFDLIFILVIAFYMLLDGERLWNLLITILSPQIREVLTFSLERNLKKFVLGQTLQGIFMAITLTFAFLMLKVPYFLLFAVVIGLLEIIPFVGATLGIGTVTIIVAFIDWWLALQVLAVAIAIQQVKDNIVAPRIMGDLTGLSPVIIFSALLLGGKIAGLLGFILAIPMAGVVKSIIEVVVDPTLPPQTGSFFYNPLDSKVNLTPTETLSLAEQERLKV
- a CDS encoding Npun_R2479 family HD domain-containing metalloprotein translates to MFFNATQLLIDNFVEQLRSGYHHTYGGFNAHYGDIVAWAGGMALENIANSDALYHDVEHTIIVTLVGQEILRGKHIREGGVSSEDWLHFMISLVCHDIGYVKGVCRQDREGYYATGCDENRVLLPFGCTDASLMPYHVDRAKLFIKERFGGHPLIDAKVIQSNIELTRFPVPQKSDHQDTIHYPGLVRAADLIGQLSDPRYLQKISALFYEFEETGFNQKAGYHNPGELRRNYPQFYWHKVYPYIKDSLRYLSLTQQGQQIIANLHANVFLVEHEETIKEVVMV